DNA from Sphingomonas sp. R1:
GGCCGGTCAGCGCGCGCTCGCCCTCCAGCGCGGTCACCTCGGTGAAGGGATGGAGCGTGATCCGCTCGGATGCCTCGATCCGCTCGATCAGGTAGCGCGACATGGTGGCCGCCAGGCCCGGCCCGCGGACCAGCACATGGACATGGGCGGCATGTCGGGCGAGGAATACCGCGGCCTGCCCCGCCGAATTGCCGCCGCCGACCACCACCACCTCGGCGCCGGCGCAGAGCCCGGCCTCCATCGCGGTCGCGGCATAGTAGATGCCGTTGCCCTCGAGCTCGGCATAGCGCGGCAGGTCGAGCTTGCGATAGCGCGCGCCGGTGGCGACCACCACCGCACGCGCCTGCAGGCTAGCGCCGTCGTCGAGGTGGAGGCGCAGCGGCCGCTCCTCGCACTCGATCCGCACGACCGAGCGCGAGACGAGCAGCCGGGCGCCGAACTTCTGCGCCTGCACCTGCGCGCGGCCCGCCAGCGCCTGCCCCGAGATGCCGGTCGGGAAGCCCAGATAATTCTCGATCTTGGAGCTGGTGCCCGCCTGTCCGCCCGGCGCCACCGCCTCGATCACGATCGTGTCCAGCCCCTCGGACGCGGCATAGACCGCCGCCGCGAGGCCGGCCGGTCCCGCCCCGACCACGGCAAGATCATGGACATGGTCCGGATCGAGCGCGGTGGCGAGCCCCAGCGCATCGGCGAGCGCGGCGTTGCTGGGATTGCGCAGCACCCGCCCTTCCAGCACCACCACCGGCAGATCCGCCTGGGTCAGTGCGAGGCATTCGAGGAAGCCCGCGGCATCGGGATCCTGATCGGTGTCGATGCGCCGGTGCGGGAAGGCATTACGGGTGAGAAAGGTCTCGATCCGGCCCATGTCGGCGCCGTGCCCCGGGCCGGCCAGCGCCACGCCGGCATCGCTGTGGCGGAGCATGCCGACGCGTCGCAGGATGAAGGCGCGCATCACGATCTCGCCGATATCGGGCTCGGCCGCCATCATCCGGCGGAAGGCGGCGCGGTCGATGCGCACCACGCGGGTATCCGCCGTGACCCGCCCGCTGACCAGCACCTTGCGATCGTTGAACAGGTCCAGCTCGCCGGTGAACTGGCCGGGTCCATGGGCATGGACCAGGTGCGCATGGCCTTCCGAATCGGTGTCGAGGATCTCGATCCCACCGGCCAGGCAGAGGAAGAAGTCGACGCTGCGGTCGCCGCGGCGAAACAGCATCGTGCCTTCCGCCGGCGCTTCTTCCGTACCGAAGGCGGCGACCCGCCCCGCCATTTCGGGCGTCAGGACCGGAAAGGTCTGGGCGGATCGCACATAGGGATCGGCCGGATCGAAC
Protein-coding regions in this window:
- a CDS encoding FAD-dependent oxidoreductase, with the translated sequence MAAPDSFDPADPYVRSAQTFPVLTPEMAGRVAAFGTEEAPAEGTMLFRRGDRSVDFFLCLAGGIEILDTDSEGHAHLVHAHGPGQFTGELDLFNDRKVLVSGRVTADTRVVRIDRAAFRRMMAAEPDIGEIVMRAFILRRVGMLRHSDAGVALAGPGHGADMGRIETFLTRNAFPHRRIDTDQDPDAAGFLECLALTQADLPVVVLEGRVLRNPSNAALADALGLATALDPDHVHDLAVVGAGPAGLAAAVYAASEGLDTIVIEAVAPGGQAGTSSKIENYLGFPTGISGQALAGRAQVQAQKFGARLLVSRSVVRIECEERPLRLHLDDGASLQARAVVVATGARYRKLDLPRYAELEGNGIYYAATAMEAGLCAGAEVVVVGGGNSAGQAAVFLARHAAHVHVLVRGPGLAATMSRYLIERIEASERITLHPFTEVTALEGERALTGLVWTDRNSGATEHRAVGALFVMIGAEPNTGWLKGCVDLDSGGFVRTGSGETFFCSSAPGVFAVGDVRSGSVKRVASGVGEGSVVVSAIHRYLEPAGE